A stretch of DNA from Lachnospiraceae bacterium:
GAAAAAAATGTGCAGAAATCACTGGCAATTTATTGCTCCAATGTGATCTCTGCCAGCAGTACAGGAGGCGCCGATATGAGGGATACCACCCTGCGCAGCGTGGCTGCCTATTATTTTTCTGCGTATGCGCGCCTTGTCCAAACAGAAAATGTTTTTTATTCCCTTGTCTGCGACGGAAAATATCTGTATGATATGTCTCCCTATGATCCCTATGCCGTATTTGAGGATTCAGAGGAAGAGGGAGAGAGTATCAAGCGGATCCGCATGGGGGAGGATGCGGTGATCGTGGGGCGCTACTCCTTTGAACTTTTGGGTCAGAAGTTTGAAGCATACATGAGTATGAACGTCAGTGAAACGGAAAATAAAATCAGCGGGCTGCGCATGCTGTGCATCACGGTACTTCTGCTTGGCTGCATCATCATGGCAGCGATACTGGCCCTGCTGGTGCGGCATATTCTGTCGCCGATAGAAAAGCTGACGGAAAACGCCGTATCGATATCCAAAGGCGAGTATCATCTGCGGACAAATTATGAAAGCAACGATGAGATCGGCATCTTATCGACGGCCTTTGACGAGATGTCCGCAGCGATTGAAGAAAAGATAACGCATCTGGATACAGAGCTGCAGAAAAGGCAGCTGCTGCTGGGCGCGCTATCCCATGAAATGAGAACGCCCATGACGGCTATTATCGGATATGCAGACAGTCTGATGCGCATGCCGCTCAGCGATGCGCAGAAAAATGAGTGCGCAAAGAAAATATATGACGCCGGAAAGCATACCGAGCGCCTGGCGCAAAAAATGATGGAGCTGATTGGATTATCTGACGCCGGACAGATAGAGAAGAGCACATTGGATGCTGCTGAATTTGCAGAGGAGCTAAAGGCTATGGTCCCTCCTCAGGTTAAAATTGACTGCAAAGTGCAAAGCCTATACGGAGATAAAACATTACTGCTCAGTATGGTAGCCAATTTAGTGGAGAATGCGGTAAGGGCATCTGACGATAGTCCAGAGGTTGAAGTCCTGATCACAGAAAATCAAAATAGGATACAGTTTATCATTTCAGACCGGGGCTGCGGCATTGCGCCTGAGCAGATTTCGCTCCTTACAGAACCGTTTTACCGGGTGGATAAGGCGCGCTCCAGAAAGAAAGGCGGCGCTGGCCTTGGCCTCGCCATCTGTAAAAAGATATGTGAGCAGCACGGAGGCACACTTTCGATAGAGAGCGAGATAGGCCGGGGGACCACGGTAACAGCCAGTATTATTACAATTTGATGACACTTTACATACAACTTGAGTAGGACTTAGTATACTCAAGTTGTTATACTATAGGGGAGGTGATGAAAATGAAAAAAAGGATACTGGCCGTGGTACTTTTGTTTTTGCTCGTTTTAAGCGGCTGCAGTCAGGAGCAGGCAGCAGAATCTCCCCGCCAAAGCACATATGGAACGACATGGATTGCTGAGAGTATGGAAGTGCCTGAGCATTATGTGTTTGAAAATGTATCCGAGTCTGGGAAAACTAAGGTCGTGGTGGATGCCGATATTATTGTTCCGCAGGTTTATGGGGCCAACATCATAGAAGCAGTTCCGGTTGTGTTTTCAGAGGAAGAAATCCGCACATTCATCAAACAGCACACGGGTCATTTTGAATGGATGAATGCCCAAACCGGTAAAGCCTATTCGGGCGAAGGTCTTATAAAAGAGAATTTGGAGGGAAATCTATTCGGGTTTGAGTCCTATTCGATGCTGCTTAATAATCTGGAAGAGTTTAAGCAGGGAGGCGCCTATCGGGAAATCTATGTTAATTTCTGGCTCGACAAAAAAACAGGTGCAATTGCCTATACGCCTGTTTTATCCTATACCAACAGCCCACAAGAACCGGAGATCAGCAGTATTGTACCGTTAAATGAACAGAACATGGCCAATGACTGTACAATCAGTCTGGAGGAGGCCATCCGGTTTGCCGATGCAGAGGCAAAGCTCATTTCACCTGATTTTACTCTTTTTCAATATGGTCAGCTAGAAAAGGTCAATGAAAATAACGCGCAATACTACGGGTTCAAATATACGCGGGAACTAAATGGCATTCCGGTCAATGCAGATATCGCCCGCGGGGTGGGGGATGGCTCTGCGTATACCGCAGGGACGGAGAGCATTTGGATCTCGGTTAATGATGCTGGGGTTTGCTGGCTTCAGTATAGGAATCCCACACAAAGGGGCGAGGTTGTTGCAGAAAATGCTGCGCTGCTTCCGTTTAAAGACATCCAGGATATTTTTGAAAAAGTGTCGATGCTGAGCATCCAGCATCTGGAGCTCTATGATACCTTAGTGGAAAATGTCATGGACATCAGAGAGATTCGGTTTGGCTATATGGCGGTCAAACAATCAGAAAGCATCGGCGGATACCGCTATATTCCCGTATGGGATTTTTATGGGGTAGACTGGCCCCTTTATGAAAACGCTACATTTTATCCTGAGGACTTTAATGAACCGGTATTTACCATTAACGCCATAGATGGAACGGTCATAGACCGGAATATGGGGTATTAACCATGAAGGCAGTCCTTTCAGAGAGCATTCGGCTGCTCAGAAACAGATGGTTTTATCTTTCCGCCATATTTACGGTGCTGGTATTGTGGATGGATTTGTGCCCCCATATGGACATGCTGCAAGGCAGCAAAAAAGACGAAATCGTATATTTGCTCGCAGATATTTTGAGCGGAAAAGGCAATCTTCTATCGCTTCCACTGCTTTCAGTCCTACCCTGTGCCGCCGGTGTCTGTCAGGAAGTGAATACGGGAGTAGCAAGATACGCCATCTTTTATGGAGGCTATCGGCGCTATGTGCTTAGCAAGGTGACAGCACTCCTATTGTCTGCTCTTCTATCACAGTTCATTGGCGTTACCATCTTTAGCGGTACAGTATCATGGATAACAGGCTTTTTTGCTTTAGCGCCGGCGCCCCTTATCATGCAGCGCCTGCTGCTTGCGTCCTGCTTTGCCATGCTGGGGCATATCAGCGCGCTTTTAACAGGGGATGCGGTCTCCGCTTATGTGATGCCTCTTGTCTTTGTTTTTACGCTGTCGATGTTTCGGTCGCGCTTTTTCTTTGGTGCCGCCTATATGGATCCGAAAATGTGGCTATCCGCGAAAGGACTGGCGATACCGCTTGTATTTACAGCGTTTTTACTGCTGACAGCGCTGTCTTTGCTGCTGACAGCATGGGAGGTGCGAAGGCATGCTTAAAATCAGTCAAATTTATAGCTGCGCTGTGTGGAATGTATACAGCATCCGTAAAAATCCGCGCATTTTTTGCGGTTTTCTGCTGGGGCTTTGTCTGTGCTTTTTTCTGATGCAGCGCATCATAGAGTGTTCGACCATGTTTGACACCAATATTCAGCTATTTGAATTGTTTATCTGGTGCTTTGCCGATGCAGACAGCATTCTGTTCGTTTCGCTGGCAGTGCTTCTTTTCCTTTTTCAGATTCCGCGCTTGGATACGCCTGCGTATTATCTGATCTTTAGAAAGGGGAGAGCGAATTGGCTTCTAGGACAGGTGTTGACGTCTGTCATCATCAGCCTTGTCTATACGCTGTTTCTTTTGGGCGCGTCAATGCTGTTTACCCTGCATAGTGGTCATGTTTTGGGGAGCAATCAATGGAGTGATACGGCAACGATTCTCAGCTTTGCTCCGGAAAATTTTGAGGTAGCGCTTACGGTGGTGAGAAAAACGATTAAGTTAACAACGCCGTATCCCTGTGCGGCCACCATCTTTTCTTTAATGGCACAGTATATTTTATTTTTAACGCTGCTCAATCTGTTTTTTTCAATCCGGCTTGGGAAAAAAGCGGGTATTGCAGCGGTTATCGCTGTCAGCCTATACGCTTATTTGTTAAATCCGCAAAAGCTGACTATGTTGCTGCACATACCGGAGGAAGTGCAATATATTGCCAATGTGCTGGCGGCATGGATTTCACCTTTAAATCATGCGACTTATGCACTGCACAGTTTTGGGTATGGCAATTTCCCCAGTATTGGGCAGTCCCATATGGTTCTGGGAGGGATGAATCTTGCATTGCTGCTTGGTTCCTATTTTAGCATTTCCCATACAGAGCACATCTTTTTAGGAGGTTCTCATGAATAAGGCGGTAGAAGTAAAAGCACTTTCAAAATCCTTTGGCAAGGAGACCGTGCTGAAAGACGTCAATATATCCTTTGAAGCGGGGAAAATTCACGGCATTATCGGACGCAATGGTTCGGGAAAAACGGTTTTGATGAAATGCATTTTAGGATTTTTAAAGCCGACTTCAGGAAGCGTTCAGGTCTTCGGAAAAACAATTGGAAAAGAGGTGGATTTTGCACCCGATACCGGCATGATGATTGAAACACCTGCTTTTATTCAGGCGGAAAGCGGCAGCAATAATCTGAAATGGCTTTTGAGCTTAAAAGGCAAAAAGGATATTGACGTTCTTTCTTATATGGCCATGGTTGGCCTTGATGGAACATCCAAAAAGCATGTTGGAAAATACTCATTAGGGATGAGGCAGCGCCTTGGCATAGCGCAGGCTATCATGGAAAGTCCAAGGCTTCTGATTTTGGATGAACCTCTGAATGCGCTGGATAACAAAGGCGCTGCGGACATGCGCGAATTATTGATTACACTTAAAGAGCAGGGGGTGACAATCCTGCTGTCTTCCCATAATCCCCTCGATATTTCGGCGCTGTGCGATACCGTGTGTGAAATGGACAGAGGCGTATTAAAAGCTGTGAAATGATTAACGGACTGCTATCCATGACGGATAGCGGTCCGTTTTGATGTGCGATAGGGTATTCAGCTTTGTATAGCAAAAATTTGAAATTAGCTGAAAAAATTCAGCTGGCTCTGGTGGAAAAGGCGGCTCATGGCGGAAAATTCCCCGTCATGAGCCGCCTCTGAAGAGCATATGGTGGAAAAAATTCCACCAAGCATGGCGTAAAAAATCAGAATCGCGTAAAAACTTCAGCTATATTTTCGATTTCAGCCATCATTGGTGCAAAAGGTCATCAATCGCATCATTGGTGGAAAAAGTCATCAACGGCATCATTGGTGCAAACGACTACCAACGGCATCAGCAATGCAAGCAGTCATCAATCGCATCATTAGCACCAGCGGCATCATCAAAGAAAAATCGGGTTCGTCCAGGCGCGGCGCCCTTCGGCATCCACAACGCTCACGCGAATATAGTCATACTGGCCGCGCAGATCCAGCTCAGCATGCGTCAGGCCATCGCCCGTCTGCATGCGTGTGGGATGGCGCTCCGAGATAAACTGAATGCGGCTACAGGGCTCACAGCAGATATGAGCGATGCCGTCCTCCACATAAAAATCGTGAATCACAGGGCCGCAGGAGGAATAAAACGCCCCCTCAGAAA
This window harbors:
- a CDS encoding ATP-binding cassette domain-containing protein produces the protein MNKAVEVKALSKSFGKETVLKDVNISFEAGKIHGIIGRNGSGKTVLMKCILGFLKPTSGSVQVFGKTIGKEVDFAPDTGMMIETPAFIQAESGSNNLKWLLSLKGKKDIDVLSYMAMVGLDGTSKKHVGKYSLGMRQRLGIAQAIMESPRLLILDEPLNALDNKGAADMRELLITLKEQGVTILLSSHNPLDISALCDTVCEMDRGVLKAVK
- a CDS encoding HAMP domain-containing histidine kinase, with translation MRLRGKIMAICMAAVLLVMSLGFFVILQIQERSLREADEKNVQKSLAIYCSNVISASSTGGADMRDTTLRSVAAYYFSAYARLVQTENVFYSLVCDGKYLYDMSPYDPYAVFEDSEEEGESIKRIRMGEDAVIVGRYSFELLGQKFEAYMSMNVSETENKISGLRMLCITVLLLGCIIMAAILALLVRHILSPIEKLTENAVSISKGEYHLRTNYESNDEIGILSTAFDEMSAAIEEKITHLDTELQKRQLLLGALSHEMRTPMTAIIGYADSLMRMPLSDAQKNECAKKIYDAGKHTERLAQKMMELIGLSDAGQIEKSTLDAAEFAEELKAMVPPQVKIDCKVQSLYGDKTLLLSMVANLVENAVRASDDSPEVEVLITENQNRIQFIISDRGCGIAPEQISLLTEPFYRVDKARSRKKGGAGLGLAICKKICEQHGGTLSIESEIGRGTTVTASIITI